From a region of the Corallococcus coralloides DSM 2259 genome:
- the cglE gene encoding adventurous gliding motility protein CglE, with protein sequence MQKVLAPLALSAALLLPAMAGAQDTPSAGSAMQDRPAVTFNEVERGVYFGVYGGPSWITNPPADTGPRPFSSGQMAQVELGVDLGERLSLGVFFMGSANRAGAEYVGYSQGAASGDFTMLVPGAVLRARLVGFADSQEVKRTWIYARAGVGYAMFSPKKLLPDSDILVFAGPGVEYYTRLRHFSVGLEVVGNYLASKGAFGFAVAPNIRYAF encoded by the coding sequence ATGCAGAAAGTCCTTGCTCCTCTTGCCCTGAGCGCCGCGCTCCTCCTTCCCGCGATGGCGGGCGCCCAGGACACCCCCAGCGCCGGTTCCGCGATGCAGGACCGGCCCGCGGTGACCTTCAACGAGGTCGAGCGCGGTGTGTACTTCGGCGTGTACGGGGGGCCGTCGTGGATCACCAACCCGCCCGCGGACACCGGCCCGCGGCCCTTCTCCTCGGGCCAGATGGCCCAGGTGGAGCTGGGCGTGGACCTGGGCGAGCGGCTGTCCCTGGGCGTCTTCTTCATGGGCTCCGCCAACCGCGCGGGCGCCGAATACGTCGGCTACTCGCAGGGCGCCGCGTCCGGTGACTTCACCATGCTGGTGCCCGGCGCCGTGCTGCGCGCCCGCCTGGTGGGCTTCGCCGACAGCCAGGAGGTCAAGCGCACCTGGATCTACGCCCGTGCCGGCGTGGGCTACGCGATGTTCTCTCCCAAGAAGCTCCTCCCCGATTCCGACATTCTTGTGTTTGCCGGGCCCGGAGTGGAGTACTACACGCGGCTGCGCCACTTCTCGGTGGGGCTGGAGGTCGTGGGGAACTACCTCGCCTCCAAGGGCGCCTTCGGGTTCGCGGTGGCGCCCAACATTCGCTACGCGTTCTAG